A single region of the Kwoniella botswanensis chromosome 1, complete sequence genome encodes:
- a CDS encoding cell differentiation protein rcd1, which produces MYAPHAPPHFQTHLQHRPPTAPPTPDSDAPSWSTSIPPPPGVNVPSSNGPPGPGFMGGQNLLPPNGAGGFMYNDTRRSQPQPQGYGYSPSGASPLDGGASQNTRSQGQGHTPQLSISATGNTSTTPIPLPGSTNPNAAGGGPLLPQNLAQHLNNPPAPSTTQNQGSNQQLSQNQSALQNASGGAGAGAGGKVLLMPNGAPPPAGSEEEKIYILITELLEPETREGALLELSKKRELYEDLALVLWGGYGIMSSLLLEIVAVYPALSPPSLTAHASNRVCNTLALLQCVASHSDTRALFLNAHIPLFLYPFLNTTSKTRPFEYLRLTSLGVIGALVKQNDNSDVINFLLSTEIIPLCLRIMETGSELSKTVAIFIVQKILADDLGLQYICQTYERFYAVGAVLSNMVDALVESQAVRLLKHVVRCYLRMSDNPRAREALRACLPKALQDNTFTPLLKGDMVTKRCLTTLLMNLNDRSEG; this is translated from the exons ATGTACGCACCTCACGCCCCACCTCACTTCCAGACCCATCTCCAACATCGACCACCCACTGCCCCTCCTACACCCGACTCAGACGCTCCTTCATGGTCGACgtccatccctcctcctccaggtGTGAACGTCCCCTCGTCCAATGGGCCACCAGGTCCAGGATTCATGGGCGGACAGAACCTCTTACCTCCGAATGGAGCAGGTGGATTCATGTACAACGACACTCGTCGTTCTCAGCCTCAACCTCAGGGGTACGGCTACTCTCCAAGTGGAGCTTCACCTCTTGATGGAGGTGCATCCCAAAATACCAGAAGTCAGGGGCAAGGGCATACACCTCAATTATCGATATCTGCTACTGGTAATACATCAACTACACCTATTCCCTTGCCTGGGTCTACCAACCCCAACGCagcaggtggtggaccatTATTACCCCAGAACCTCGCTCAACACCTCAATAACCCTCCAGCACCCTCGACCACTCAGAATCAAGGCTCGAATCAGCAATTATCGCAGAATCAGTCAGCTCTACAGAATGCCTCGGGCGGTgctggagcaggagcaggtggaaAAGTCTTATTGATGCCTAATGGAGCGCCACCACCGGcaggaagtgaagaagagaagatatatatattgataACGGAGTTGTTAGAACCTGAGACGAGGGAAGGGGCGTTATTGGAATTAAGTAAGAAGAGGGAGTTGTACGAGGATTTGGCTTTGGTACTATGGGGTGGATATG GAATAAtgtcatctcttctcctcgagATTGTAGCCGTCTACCCAGCAttatcaccaccttcattgACTGCTCATGCATCCAACCGCGTATGTAACACTTTAGCATTACTGCAATGCGTTGCGAGTCATTCTGATACCAGAGCTTTGTTTCTCAATG CGCATATCCCTCTTTTCCTATATCCATTCTTGAATACTACGAGCAAGACTAGACCATTCGAGTATCTCAGATTGACTTCTTTGGGTGTCATCGGTGCTTTGGTCAAG CAAAACGACAACTCTGACGTTATCAACTTCCTTTTATCTACCGAAATCATTCCTCTGTGCTTGCGAATCATGGAAACCGGTTCCGAGCTCAGTAAGACAGTTGCGATCTTCATCGTTCAGAAAATTTTGGCGGATGATCTGGGATTGCAGTATATATGCCAGACGTACGAGAGGTTCTACGCTGTCGGAGCGGTACTGTCGAATATGGTGGATGCGCTTGTGGAGAGTCAGGCTGTGAGGTTGTTGAAGCATGTGGTTAGATGTTatttgaggatgagcgaTAATCCCAG AGCAAGAGAGGCGCTTCGAGCATGTTTACCTAAAGCCCTTCAAGATAATACGTTCACTCCTCTTCTCAAAGGCGATATGGTCACTAAACGATGTTTGACGACGTTATTGATGAACCtcaatgatcgatcggaGGGATAA
- a CDS encoding pyruvate carboxylase encodes MTIHLYPENDIDKIPTYNHNHGRSTHQQIEAWVSHLGYDTSRPGTPSAPSVNPHTIHGLRKKQAGHSGPLKKVLVANRGEIAIRVFRTAHELAMSTVAIYSHEDRMGAHRYKSDESYLVGKGLAPVAAYLSQDDIVRIALEHEVDMIHPGYGFLSENAGFAKKVEDAGIAFIGPRPETIDALGDKTKARTLAIKTGVPVVPGTPGPVESYDKASAFIEKYGFPVIIKAAMGGGGRGMRVVRDQESFKESFERAVSEAKSAFGDGTVFIERFLDRPRHIEVQLLADGEGNCVHLFERDCSVQRRHQKVVEVAPAPHLDESVRQAILSDALKLARGVNYRNAGTAEFLVDQQNRHYFIEINPRIQVEHTITEEITGIDIVAAQIQIAAGVTLEQLGLTQEHIHRRGFAIQCRITTEDPAAGFQPDTGKIEVYRSAGGNGVRLDASSGYAGAQITPHYDSLLVKCSVSGATFEVARRKMLRALIEFRIRGVKTNIPFLIRLLTHQVFESGKTWTTFIDDTPDLFKLVHSQNRAQKLLAYLGDLAVNGSSIKGQMGEPGLNTEAIIPQIRDNADSSKIVDTSVPCQNGWRNIIVNEGPEAFAKAIRNYKGTLIMDTTWRDAHQSLLATRMRTVDMANIAKETSHALQNAYSLECWGGATFDVSMRFLYEDPWDRLRTLRKLVPNIPLQALVRGANAVGYTSYPDNAIYDFSKKAVEAGLDIFRIFDSLNYLDNLKIGIDAAKKAGGVVEATICYSGDVANPKKTKYTLQYYLDLTDALVKEGIHVLGIKDMAGLLKPEAARLLIGSIRKAHPDLPIHVHSHDTAGIAAASMIACAHAGADVVDVAIDDLSGLTSQPAMGAVCSALEQTGLGTGISHENIQALNQYWSQIRKLYQCFEANVRASDSGVFDHEMPGGQYTNLQFQASQLGLGTQWLDIKKKYIEANQLCGDIVKVTPSSKVVGDFAQFMVSNNLSKEDVLDKAATLDFPSSVVEFFQGYLGQPYGGFPEPLRSNIIRDKERIDQRPGLSMKPLDFQTIKKELRDKFGLHITDFDVASYYMYPKVFEEFQGFVEKYGDLSVVPTRYFLGKPVIGEEMSISIEQGKTLTIKLLAVGTLNEQKGTRECFFELNGETRAVVIEDTNAAIEHVSREKASSDPGSIGSPMSGVVIDVRVKEGQEVKAGDPLCVLSAMKMESVVSSPVSGKVKRVLVKENDSIAQGDLTVEITH; translated from the exons ATGACCATTCATCTCTATCCTGAAAACGACATCGACAAAATCCCTACGTACAACCACAATCATGGTCGCTCGACTCACCAACAGATCGAGGCTTGGGTCAGTCACCTGGGCTACGATACCTCTCGACCAGGTACACCTTCTGCTCCTTCTGTCAATCCTCATAC TATCCATGGATTACGAAAGAAACAGGCCGGACATTCTGGTCCCCTTAAGAAAGTCTTAGTTGCCAATCGTGGTGAAATCGCTATTCGAGTGTTCAGGACAGCCCACGAATTGGCAATGTCCACAGTGGCCATCTACTCCCATGAAGACCGAATGGGTGCTCACAGATACAAATCCGATGAGTCGTACTTGGTTGGTAAAGGATTGGCTCCAGTCGCTGCCTACTTgtctcaagatgatatcgttaGGATCGCTTTGGAACATGAAGTTGATATGATTCATCCTGG TTACGGTTTCCTCTCTGAGAACGCAGGATTCGCCAAGAAAGTCGAAGACGCAGGAATAGCCTTTATTGGTCCTCGACCAGAGACCATCGATGCTTTGGGAGACAAGACCAAAGCTAGAACATTAGCAATCAAGACTGGTGTACCTGTCGTTCCTGGTACTCCAGGTCCAGTAGAATCTTACGACAAAGCATCTGCATTCATTGAGAAGTACGGTTTCCCAGTGATCATCAAGGCTGctatgggtggtggtggacgTGGTATGAGAGTGGTCAGAGATCAAGAATCTTTCAAGGAAAGTTTCGAAAGAGCTGTTAGTGAAGCGAAATCTGCTTTTGGTGATGGTACTGTTTTCATTGAAC GATTCCTCGACCGACCAAGACACATTGAAGTCCAGTTGCTCGCTGATGGCGAAGGAAACTGTGTACACCTCTTCGAACGAGACTGTTCAGTACAAAGACGACACCAAAAG GTCGTCGAAgtcgctcctgctcctcaCCTCGATGAATCAGTCCGACAAGCTATCCTCAGCGATGCCCTCAAGCTTGCCCGAGGTGTCAATTACCGAAATGCGGGTACTGCCGAATTCTTGGTCGATCAACAGAACCGACACTACTTCATTGAGATCAACCCCCGTATCCAAGTCGAACACACTATCACCGAAGAAATCACCGGTATCGATATCGTCGCTGCTCAAATTCAAATCGCTGCTGGTGTCACTCTCGAACAACTTGGTTTGACCCAAGAACACATCCACCGAAGAGGTTTCGCTATTCAATGTCGAATCACCACTGAAGACCCCGCTGCCGGATTCCAACCTGATACTGGTAAGATCGAAGTGTACCGATCTGCTGGTGGTAATGGTGTTCGATTGGACGCTTCTTCTGGTTACGCCGGTGCGCAAATCACCCCTCACTACGACTCGTTGCTTGTCAAATGTTCAGTCAGTGGTGCTACTTTCGAAGTGGCTagaagaaagatgttgaGAGCTTTGATCGAATTCAGAATCAGAGGTGttaag acCAACATTCCATTCCTTATTCGATTACTTACCCACCAAGTCTTCGAATCCGGTAAGACCTGGACCACCTTCATTGACGACACCCCAGATCTCTTCAAACTTGTCCACTCTCAAAACAGAGCTCAGAAACTCCTTGCCTACCTTGGAGACTTGGCCGTCAACGGTTCATCTATCAAAGGTCAAATGGGTGAACCTGGTCTCAACACAGAAGCCATTATTCCTCAAATCAGGGATAACGCCGATTCTTCCAAGATCGTCGATACTTCCGTTCCTTGTCAGAACGGTTGGAGaaacatcatcgtcaacgAGGGTCCTGAAGCTTTCGCCAAAGCCATCAGAAACTACAAAGGTACCCTTATCATGGATACCACCTGGAGGGATGCCCACCAATCTCTTTTGGCTACTCGAATGCGAACAGTCGACATGGCCAACATCGCCAAAGAGACTTCCCACGCTCTACAAAACGCATATTCTCTGGAATGTTGGGGTGGAGCCACTTTCGACGTCTCTATGCGATTCTTATATGAAGATCCATGGGACCGATTGAGAACTCTTCGAAAACTAGTACCTAACATTCCACTTCAAGCTTTGGTCCGAGGTGCCAACGCAGTAGGATACACTTCATACCCCGATAATGCGATTTACGATTTCTCCAAGAAAGCCGTCGAAGCTGGACTGGATATTTTCAGAATTTTCGATTCGCTCAATTACCTTGACAACTTGAAGATTGGTATTGATGCTGCCAAGAAGGCAGGTGGTGTGGTAGAAGCTACCATCTGTTACTCTGGTGATGTCGCCAATCccaagaagaccaagtaCACCTTACAATATTACCTCGATTTGACCGACGCgttggtgaaagaaggtattcACGTATTGGGTATCAAAGATATGGCTGGTTTACTTAAACCAGAAGCCGCGAGACTATTGATCGGTTCAATCCGAAAGGCCCACCCTGATTTACCTATTCACGTACACTCGCATGATACTGCTGGTATCGCCGCCGCAAGTATGATTGCTTGTGCGCATGCTGGTGCGGATGTGGTTGATGTTGCtattgatg ATCTTTCGGGTCTCACTTCTCAACCAGCTATGGGAGCTGTCTGCTCAGCTCTGGAACAAACCGGTCTCGGAACTGGTATCTCCCACGAGAACATCCAGGCCTTGAACCAGTACTGGTCTCAAATCAGAAAACTCTACCAATGTTTCGAGGCTAATGTCAGAGCTTCTGATTCCGGTGTCTTCGACCATGAAATGCCTGGAGG TCAATACACCAACCTTCAGTTCCAAGCTTCTCAACTTGGTCTCGGTACTCAATGGTTAGATATCAAAAAGAAGTACATCGAAGCCAACCAACTT TGTGGTGATATTGTCAAAGTCACCCCTTCCTCTAAGGTCGTCGGTGACTTCGCCCAATTCATGGTATCCAACAACCTCTCCAAGGAAGATGTATTGGACAAAGCTGCCACTTTGGATTTCCCATCGAGTGTAGTAGAGTTTTTCCAAGGATACTTGGGTCAACCATACGGGGGATTCCCCGAACCACTCCGATCGAACATTATCAGAGACAAGGAGAGGATCGATCAAAGACCTGGTTTATCGATGAAACCTCTAGACTTCCAAACCATCAAGAAAGAATTAAGGGATAAATTCGGTTTGCACATCACCGATTTCGATGTGGCGAGTTATTACATGTACCCTAAGGTCTTTGAGGAGTTCCAAGGTTTCGTGGAGAAGTATGGTgatttgag TGTCGTTCCTACTCGATACTTCCTCGGTAAACCCGTCATCGGCGAGGAAATGTCCATCTCTATCGAACAAGGTAAAACCCTTACTATCAAATTACTCGCAGTTGGTACATTGAATGAACAAAAGGGAACGAGAGAATGTTTCTTCGAACTTAACGGTGAGACCCGTGCAGTGGTCATTGAAGATACCAATGCTGCTATCGAGCATGTCTCGAGGGAAAAGGCATCTTCCGATCCTGGATCTATCGGTTCACCAATGTCCGGTGTGGTAATTGACGTTAGAGTGAAGGAAGGTCAGGAAGTCAAGGCTGGTGACCCCTTGTGTGTCTTGAGTGCtatgaag ATGGAATCAGTCGTCTCTTCACCTGTCTCAGGTAAAGTAAAGAGAGTATTGGTGAAGGAGAACGATTCGATCGCTCAAGGTGATTTGACCGTTGAGATCACCCATTAA